The nucleotide window AGGCCGCCCGGCACTACGACGACAAGGCCCTGGCCACCCTCACCATCGCCATCGGCCAGATCGGCTTCTTCATCGCCCTGGCCGTCATCGGCAAGCCCCAGCCCGTCACCTCCCTCGCCGACCAGCAGTGGGACTGACCACACGGAGCGCGCGAGCGGGAACCCGCCACCGGGCTCCCGCTCGCCCGCCCGGCCACGGAATCCGCTGTACGGGCACCGTGGCGCGGTGGTAGACATCCGCGGTGGAAAAGACTCCCGGGTTCCCCGATCTTCTGCGACTGATCGACGAACGGTCGACCGCCTTCCGTGCCGCGGTCGCCGCCGCGCCCGACCTCGACGTGCGGGTGCCCACCTGCCCCGAGTGGACACTGCTCGATCTGGTGCGGCACCTGGGCGGGCGACGCCGCTTCTGGGCCGCCACCGTCGCCGCGGGGCCTGCCGCCGCGCCGGCCGAGCCCCCGGCGGAGAACGCCTGGGCCGCGCCGGAAGAGCGCGATGCGCTGGTGCCCTGGCTGGCCGAGTCGACGCGGGAGATGCTGGACGCGCTGCGGGAAGCCGGCCCGGACCGGGGCTGCTGGACGTGGTGGGGTGCGTCCCAGTCGCCGAAGACCTGTGGTGCCGTCGCCCGGCACCAGCTCCAGGAGATCGCGGTGCACACCTACGACGCCCAGCTCACCGTGGGCGCCGCGCAGGCACTGCCGGAGGAGGTGGCACTCGACGGTGTCGAGGAGTTCCTGTCCACCTGTTGCGCGACGACGAGCCCCTGGCCGCACCAGTCCGCCGCCGTCGACTTCCACGCCACCGAGGGCCGCTCCTGGCGTCTTTCGCTCTCCCCCGACGGCGCACGGGCCACCCGTCTGTCGGCACCGGTCACGGCCGCCGACACCTCCCTCCGGGGCACCGCGGGCGACCTGGTCCTGGCCCTGTACGGCCGCGTTCCGCTGGACTCCCTGGAGGTCGACGGAGACGGTGGTGTCTTCGGCCTTCTGGAGGCGTGGGAGCCGGAGGAGTAGGAGCTGACGTTACGTCAGGTGGACCGGTGCCCCGGGCGGACGCCTCGGGCCTGACGCCGTTGGGCCCGGGCGCCGGGAAGGTCTCGTCCAGCGTGGCGAGCGGGCCGGCGTCGGGCGATGTGCCGTCCGGTGAAGTCGGAGGAGCCGAAGTGGAGCACCTTGCCCTGCTGACGCGGCACGGTGAACGCCTCCCGGACCTCCTCCCACGGTGTGTTCCGGTGACGCTCGTCGTGGACACCCCGCACCCCGACCGCGTGCGGTTACCGGGAACCGCACGCCCAGAGGACCAGGGCGGCGCACGCCACGACCGCGCAGGCGAGCAGCCGGCCGGCCAGGCGGCGCTTGAGGGCCGCGTACACCGCCTCGTACTCCGCCCGCAGTTCGCCGCTGCGTTGTGCGATGCGCACCAGACAGGCCCGGGAGAGGTCGAGCTGGTCGCGTACGTAGCGCTGTTCGAGGTCGGCCCGCTGGGAGTCGGTCAGCCAGGGCAGGCCGGAGGCGAACGCGTGGGCCCGTTCCCGTGCCCGGTGTTTCTCGCCCTCCCACAGCAGGAACCCCTCGATCTCGTTGAGGGCTTCGGCGGTGGTCTTCATGCCAGGGCGTCCTTCCGCTCGTCGGTCGGGACGGCGGGGGCGTCGATCCCGGGATGGTGCAGGTCGAAGGCGGGCGATTCGGAGCGGATGCGCGGCAGGCTGAGGAAGTTGTGCCGCGGCGGCGGGCAGGAGGTCGCCCACTCCAGCGAGCGGCCGTAGCCCCAGGGGTCGTCCACCTCCACCCTCGGCGCGTACTTCGCGGTCTTCCACACGTTGGAGAAGAACGGCAGGATCGACAGACCCAGCAGGAAGGAGAAGATCGTCGAGACGGTGTTGAGGGTGGTGAGGCCCTCACCGGCCAGGTAGTCCGGGATGCGCCGCTGCATACCTTGTGTGCCCAGCCAGTGCTGCACCAGGAACGTGCCGTGGAAGCCCACGAAGAGCGTCCAGAAGGTGATCTTGCCGAGCCGCTCGTCGAGCATCTTGCCGGTGAACTTCGGCCACCAGAAGTGGAACCCGGCGAACATCGCGAAGACCACGGTGCCGAAGACCACGTAGTGGAAGTGGGCCACCACGAAGTACGAGTCGGAGATGTGGAAGTCCAGCGGCGGCGCGGCCAGGATGACGCCGGTCAGACCGCCGAAGACGAACGTGATCAGGAAGCCGATCGCCCACAGCATCGGGGTCTCGAAACTCAGTGACCCCTTCCACATCGTGCCGATCCAGTTGAAGAACTTCACGCCTGTCGGCACCGCGATCAGGAACGTCATGAAGGAGAAGAACGGCAGCAGCACACCACCGGTGACGTACATGTGGTGGGCCCACACCGTCACCGACAGGCCCGCGATGGTGATGGTCGCGGCCACCAGGCCCATGTAGCCGAACATCGGCTTGCGGGAGAAGACCGGGATGACCTCGCTGATGATGCCGAAGAACGGCAGCGCGATGATGTACACCTCGGGGTGGCCGAAGAACCAGAACAGGTGCTGCCACAACAACGCGCCGCCGTTGGCCGCGTCGAAGACGTGCGAACCGAACTTCCGGTCGCATTCGAGGGCGAAGAGCGCGGCGGCCAGCACCGGGAAGGCCAGCAGCACCAGCACCGAGGTGAGCAGCACGTTCCACACGAAGATCGGCATGCGGAACATCGTCATGCCCGGCGCGCGCATGCAGATGATGGTGGTGATGAAGTTGACCGCACCGAGGATCGTGCCGAAGCCGGAGAGCGCCAGACCCATGATCCACATGTCGGCGCCCGCACCGGGTGAGCGGACCGCGTCCGACAGCGGCGAGTAGGCGAACCAGCCGAAGTCGGCCGCGCCCTGCGGGGTCAGGAAGCCGCCGACCGCGATCAGCGAGCCGAACAGGTACAGCCAGTACGCCAGCATGTTCAGTCGCGGGAACGCCACATCCGGCGCGCCGATCTGCAACGGCATGATCCAGTTGGCGAAGCCGGCGAACAACGGCGTCGCGAACATCAGCAGCATGATCGTGCCGTGCATCGTGAACGCCTGGTTGAACTGCTCGTCCGACATGATCTGCAGGCCCGGACGGGCCAGCTCGGCACGCATCAGCAGGGCCATCACGCCCCCGACGCAGAAGAAGGCGAACGACGTCGCCAGATACAGCGTGCCGATGGTCTTGTGGTCGGTGGTCGCCAACCACTTCACGGGAGACTTCATGCCCGGTACGTGTCCGGGACGGCCCGGCGCTTCACCGTCGCGGCCACAACGGGGCTGCGGCACAGGTCACATCATCGGTGTGTGAAGATCCGGTCCATGCCGGACACCAGCCGGTCATGAGCACGGAGGAAGCCTTCGCCGCCGCGTACCGCGAGCACTACTGGGCGGTGAGCCGCTTCGTCGCACGGCGGCTGAACGGGCGGGCACACGAGGTCGAGGAAGTGGTGGCGGAGGTGTTCTCGGTCGCGTGGCGGCGCCGTGGCGAACTGCCCGACCCACCACTGCCCTGGCTCTACGGGGTCGCCCGCAACTGCCTCGCCAACACCGTGCGCGGCATGTCCCGTTACCGGCGGCTGCTGCTGCGACTCGGCCACCACGAGGCCGCGCACCGCACGCAGACCGTGGAGAGCCCGGACGCCGATCGGCCGGGCGCCTGGGTGCACGAAGCGCTGGCCCGGCTGTCACCCAACGACCAGGAGGCGCTGCGCCTGACCGCCTGGGAGGAGCTGACCCTGGACGAGCTGGCCGTGGCCCTCGGATGCGGCCGCAGTGCGGCGGCCATGCGCCTGCACCGTGCCCGCCGCCGACTGGCCGCGGAGATCGAGCGCCTGCGGCCCGCCGTCTCCGTAGGGTGGACAACAGGAACCGACGTGTGCGCCGGAGGCGACAAGCATGCATGACGAACTGGACCTTCTGCGCGCCGTCGACCCGGCCCCCGCCGACGAGGGCCCCTGGCGCGACCGCCCGCTCGACGCCCACGCCGAACGCGCCCTCAACCGGCTCGTGCACACCGCGCGACTGCGCCGGGCCCGCCTCCTGCTCGTCGTCCGGGCGGAAGCCACCGTCGTCGCCCTGGCCGGCGTCCTCACCCTGGGGCTGACGGCACTGCACTGAGCCCGGTCCACGCGGGTCCGCGCCGTCGCCCCGCCGGGCCGCGGCACCAGGTGTAGGACCCCTTCGCGGGGGCACCCGATCGGCGCACTATGCCCCATATCGTCCCGTGAGGTAGCCATGGTGATCAAGAAGCTGCACGATGCCGGGATCCGCAGTGAACACGCCTACTGCGCCGCCGTCGCCTCCATCGGTCTGACGTTCCTCTCCTGGGCCACCAGCATCAAGGCCGAGAACGTGGAGAGAGCCGACCGGTGGGGCATCTTCGTCGGCGAGTGGGCCCCCACCTTCTTCGGCCTCGGCCTGGCGCTCGCCCAGTACGAGGCCCAGGAGTCCTGAGCCCGGAGCCACGACACGGCGAGGCCCCTGACCGCCGCCGGCGGGGGTCTCGCCGCTCGCGGACGGAAAACCGGGCGTGGATGCCGGCCGGGGTGGCGGCCCCCGGTCAGGTCAGCGACGCGGTCGCCGCGCGCAGTTCCTCCAGGGCGGCCAGGGCGTGCGGGGCGAGCCCTTCCGTGTCGTCGCGATCGCCTTCGCACCACCGGGCGTAGCCCCGTTTGAAGGCGAGGACGCCCAGTTCGCCGGCGAGGTGCGCGGTCGGCTCGGGGACGCCGCGGGCGACGAGCGCGGCGGTCATGGCGGCGGCGAGGCCGACGCTCTTGAGGGCGTCGCGCTCCTGGAGTTCGGTGCTGGCCGCCACGGCCGCTTCGAGCCGGGGACCGATCTCCCGGTTGGCCGGACCCATGGCGCTCGACGCGCGCTCCAGACCGGCCGCCACCGCCTGGAGCGGGCCGGCGCCCTCCGGTGCCTCGGTGATGCCGTCGGCGAGCAGCCTGCTGAGCGTCTCCTGGCCCGCGACCAGCAGTTCGCGCTTGTCGGAGAAGTACCGGAAGAAGGTGCTCTTGGTGACGCCGGCGCGCTCGGCGATCTGGGTCACCGTGGTGGCGTCGTACCCCTGCTCGGTGAACAGGTCGACGGCCGCGACGACGAGTCGCTGGGCCGCACCTGGTTGCCATCTAGCCATGGGAACAGGATATGTGATGGGACCGTTGTCCCATCACCGTGTAGGGTTGGTGACGGGACAACGGTCCCATCACTTCAGGGAGAGCCCATGCACGTCTTCATCACCGGCGGTACCGGCACCATCGGCTCCGCCGTCGTCGCCGAGCTGCTCGGCAACGGCCACACCGTTCTCGCGCTGGCCCGCTCGGACGGCTCCGCGCGGGCCCTCGAACGCGCCGGCGCCGAGGTGCTGCGCGGAGACCTCGCGGACCTCGACGTCCTGCGGTCCGGCGCCGCGCGCTCCGACGGCGTGATCAACCTCGCGTTCGGCCGCGACTACAGCAGCCCGGACGCGCTCTCCCGGGCCATCGCCGAGGAGGGCGCCGCCCTCACCGCGCTCGGCGAGGAACTCATCGGCAGCGACCGCCCGATCGTCACGGTCTCGGGGACACCGTGGGTGCCGGGGCGCGCCTCCACCGAGGCCGATCCGCTGCCGACCGACGGACCGGTGGCCGGCCGGGGCCGTTCGGTCACGGCCCTGCTGGACCTCGCCTCACGCGGTCTGCGCGGCATGGCCGTCCGCATGCCGCGCACCGTCCACAACGAGGGCCGGGGCGGATTCGCCGGCCTGCTGACCGAGGCGGCGCGCCGCACCGGCGTCGCCGGTTACCCGGGCGACGGCACCCAGCGCTGGCCGGCCGTGCACGCGCTCGACGCGGCGGTGCTCTTCCGCCTCGTCCTGGAGTCGGCGCCGGCCGGGACGTCCTGGCACGCCGTCGCCGACGAGGGCGACGCGGTGCGGGACATCGCGGCGGTCATCGGCCGGCGACTGGGCCTGCCGGTCAAGCCGGTCCCGCAGGAGGACTTCGGCCCCTTCGGCCCGATCTTCGCCATGGACCAGCCGGCGTCCAGCGCCCACACCCGCGACGCCCTCGGGTGGCGGCCGGTCCACGCCGGCCTCCTGGAGGACCTGGAGAACCTCCAGCCCTGACATGCGCCCGCTCGTCGGGCAGCCCCAATGACGTGGGCCCACGGCCAGAAGTGGCGGCCGTGGGCCCACGCCCTCGTCCGCCGAGCACATGTGCAGCCTCAACTAACGTCAATCGCGAGGCAGTTGTGGCCGGACGCCGCGAATCCCCGTACTCGTGCCCGATCCGGTCCCCGGGTCAGACCGCCAGGAGCCGGGGGCCGCCGCGATCGCGTAGGCGGCGCAGGAAGGTGAGGACGCCGGCCGTGCCGGTGGCCCAGGAGGGGGCGGGGGCGGTGAGGGTGTTGCCGGGGAAGACCGGTCGGGCGGGGGTGCCGCCACTGCGGGCGAGGACGAGGGCGGCCACGTCGTCGGCGGCCCGCCACAGACCCTTGTCACCGGTGGCGTGGGCGGCGTCGATGAGCAGTTCCCCGGCACCGGAGAGGCCACAGCACCGGGAGACCGGGCTCATGCGGGGGGCGAGCGCGTGGCAGGCACGGGCGCACCGCACCGCGAGGTCGAGCAGGGCCGGGTCGTCGTCGTGGACGGCGGCGTCCAGCAGTACACCGCCGATACCCGCCAGACCGCGGCACCAGGAGCCGTAGCGGCGGGTGGCCGCGGGGTGGGCCGCGGCCTCCAGCAGAGCGGGCGTCCGGGCCGCGAGGGCGGTCAGGGCGGTACGGGCGGCGGCGCCGGCGGCCTGGTCACCGGTGATCCGGTGGTAGGCGGACAGGAAGTGCACGACGCCCGCGCCGCCGTGTGCGAAGCCGTACCGGTAGGCCGCCAGGGACCCGGTGACGGGCGCCGGGCCGGGGTCCTGCGGTATCTGCGCGCCGTCCGCCGCCAGCAGCTCGGCGGCGCACGTCCCCGCCGCCGCCAGGAAGGCGGCGGCCCGTGTCTCGTCGCCGTCCGCGCCCGCTTCTCGCGCCAGCAGCAGATACCCGGTGCCGCGCCCCGCCGCGCCGCCTATCTGGTCGCCGGAGCCGTCGTCAGCGGTGCCACCACCGGTGTCGGGGACGTACGGGCGCACCGGTCCGTACCCGCGCGCGGACACGCGGGCCAGGAACAGCTCCACCCCGGTGCGGCCGGTGTAGAGCGCCTCGGACACGGTGCGCGACGCCGGGTGCGTGGCGGTTCGGCGGGCCAACCCGTCGAGTGCTTTGCCCACTTCCGGCGGGCCGTCGTGGTGCAGGAGTTCCAGTCCCACGCCCGCGGCGCCCGCGTAGAGGGTGACGGCCGAGCTTCCGGCGCCGTCGGGGAGCGCCGCGGCATCGCGTGCGCAGACGGTCGCGGTGTACGCGACCACCTCGTCCAGCAGCGCGGGCGTGACGCGCGGTGCGGTCGGCGAACGGCGGCGGCCGGCCGGCTCCGCCACCGGACGTGCGGCCCGTAACCGGCCCGCGAAAACCTCCGCCGGCGGCGGGCACGCCGGACCCGGACTGGGCGCTACCGGTCATCGTGTGCGGCTACAACCCGCCCAGAACGTGCGTCATCTGCTCGACCGTGAGCCATGGTTCTGCCTCGACGTCTGCGACCACGCCGACGTCATCGTCGTACAGCCGCCCGCCGCGCCGCGGGTGCGTGGCCGGACCGGACTTCCGCCCGCCGGTGTCACCGGGAGTGGCCCTCGACGACGTACGGTACGTGGGTACGCCGGTCCACGGGCGGGTGGGGCCACTGGGCGCGGCGCGGTGCTCGCGGACCCGGCACGGACAACGCGTCGCACCGGCCGCCCCCGTACCCGACGCGCTCCTGTCGGCCG belongs to Streptantibioticus cattleyicolor NRRL 8057 = DSM 46488 and includes:
- the ctaD gene encoding aa3-type cytochrome oxidase subunit I codes for the protein MKSPVKWLATTDHKTIGTLYLATSFAFFCVGGVMALLMRAELARPGLQIMSDEQFNQAFTMHGTIMLLMFATPLFAGFANWIMPLQIGAPDVAFPRLNMLAYWLYLFGSLIAVGGFLTPQGAADFGWFAYSPLSDAVRSPGAGADMWIMGLALSGFGTILGAVNFITTIICMRAPGMTMFRMPIFVWNVLLTSVLVLLAFPVLAAALFALECDRKFGSHVFDAANGGALLWQHLFWFFGHPEVYIIALPFFGIISEVIPVFSRKPMFGYMGLVAATITIAGLSVTVWAHHMYVTGGVLLPFFSFMTFLIAVPTGVKFFNWIGTMWKGSLSFETPMLWAIGFLITFVFGGLTGVILAAPPLDFHISDSYFVVAHFHYVVFGTVVFAMFAGFHFWWPKFTGKMLDERLGKITFWTLFVGFHGTFLVQHWLGTQGMQRRIPDYLAGEGLTTLNTVSTIFSFLLGLSILPFFSNVWKTAKYAPRVEVDDPWGYGRSLEWATSCPPPRHNFLSLPRIRSESPAFDLHHPGIDAPAVPTDERKDALA
- a CDS encoding maleylpyruvate isomerase family mycothiol-dependent enzyme is translated as MEKTPGFPDLLRLIDERSTAFRAAVAAAPDLDVRVPTCPEWTLLDLVRHLGGRRRFWAATVAAGPAAAPAEPPAENAWAAPEERDALVPWLAESTREMLDALREAGPDRGCWTWWGASQSPKTCGAVARHQLQEIAVHTYDAQLTVGAAQALPEEVALDGVEEFLSTCCATTSPWPHQSAAVDFHATEGRSWRLSLSPDGARATRLSAPVTAADTSLRGTAGDLVLALYGRVPLDSLEVDGDGGVFGLLEAWEPEE
- a CDS encoding SDR family oxidoreductase encodes the protein MHVFITGGTGTIGSAVVAELLGNGHTVLALARSDGSARALERAGAEVLRGDLADLDVLRSGAARSDGVINLAFGRDYSSPDALSRAIAEEGAALTALGEELIGSDRPIVTVSGTPWVPGRASTEADPLPTDGPVAGRGRSVTALLDLASRGLRGMAVRMPRTVHNEGRGGFAGLLTEAARRTGVAGYPGDGTQRWPAVHALDAAVLFRLVLESAPAGTSWHAVADEGDAVRDIAAVIGRRLGLPVKPVPQEDFGPFGPIFAMDQPASSAHTRDALGWRPVHAGLLEDLENLQP
- a CDS encoding lanthionine synthetase C family protein, giving the protein MAEPAGRRRSPTAPRVTPALLDEVVAYTATVCARDAAALPDGAGSSAVTLYAGAAGVGLELLHHDGPPEVGKALDGLARRTATHPASRTVSEALYTGRTGVELFLARVSARGYGPVRPYVPDTGGGTADDGSGDQIGGAAGRGTGYLLLAREAGADGDETRAAAFLAAAGTCAAELLAADGAQIPQDPGPAPVTGSLAAYRYGFAHGGAGVVHFLSAYHRITGDQAAGAAARTALTALAARTPALLEAAAHPAATRRYGSWCRGLAGIGGVLLDAAVHDDDPALLDLAVRCARACHALAPRMSPVSRCCGLSGAGELLIDAAHATGDKGLWRAADDVAALVLARSGGTPARPVFPGNTLTAPAPSWATGTAGVLTFLRRLRDRGGPRLLAV
- a CDS encoding TetR/AcrR family transcriptional regulator, translated to MARWQPGAAQRLVVAAVDLFTEQGYDATTVTQIAERAGVTKSTFFRYFSDKRELLVAGQETLSRLLADGITEAPEGAGPLQAVAAGLERASSAMGPANREIGPRLEAAVAASTELQERDALKSVGLAAAMTAALVARGVPEPTAHLAGELGVLAFKRGYARWCEGDRDDTEGLAPHALAALEELRAATASLT
- a CDS encoding RNA polymerase sigma factor translates to MSTEEAFAAAYREHYWAVSRFVARRLNGRAHEVEEVVAEVFSVAWRRRGELPDPPLPWLYGVARNCLANTVRGMSRYRRLLLRLGHHEAAHRTQTVESPDADRPGAWVHEALARLSPNDQEALRLTAWEELTLDELAVALGCGRSAAAMRLHRARRRLAAEIERLRPAVSVGWTTGTDVCAGGDKHA